The Congregibacter litoralis KT71 genome contains a region encoding:
- a CDS encoding PilT/PilU family type 4a pilus ATPase — protein sequence MSDMDLEIAPYLALMVNKEGEDIYFHSGAKILIKGPFGFAWLGEQLQPGQVDHIFRSIASDKKIMEFEEHGEVDFSLGVPNLGRFRGSAFRQRGETSLVFRYVRNDIPTVEELGLPTVLNDLVMEKNGLVVVVGATGSGKSTSLAAMIDHRNTNAAGHILTLEDPIEYLHNHKRSVVAQREIGVDTESYSTGIRSAMRSAPNVILLGEIRDHETMEFGLKFANTGHLCLTTLHANNAVSALERMMTFFPPEDQANEVVRIAQNLRGIISQRLVPTIDGGKCAAMEVLVNTPRVQDLITKQDLTELRNTIEQGSKYQMRTFDQALIALYEKGTISAETAVEYSDSKNNVSLHIRLNKGDAFDNVDLELDEIDRR from the coding sequence ATGAGCGACATGGATCTCGAAATTGCCCCCTATCTGGCCCTGATGGTCAATAAGGAAGGCGAAGACATCTATTTCCACTCGGGTGCAAAAATACTCATCAAAGGCCCCTTCGGCTTTGCCTGGCTCGGTGAGCAGCTGCAGCCAGGACAGGTAGACCACATTTTTCGGAGCATCGCCTCCGACAAAAAGATCATGGAGTTTGAGGAACACGGCGAGGTGGACTTCAGCCTCGGCGTTCCTAATCTGGGACGCTTCCGTGGCTCTGCTTTCCGCCAGCGCGGCGAGACCTCCCTGGTGTTTCGCTACGTGCGCAACGATATCCCCACGGTGGAGGAACTGGGACTACCCACCGTACTCAACGACCTGGTGATGGAAAAAAATGGTCTTGTCGTCGTGGTCGGTGCCACGGGTTCGGGTAAATCGACATCCCTTGCCGCGATGATTGATCATCGCAATACAAATGCGGCGGGGCATATTCTCACGCTGGAAGATCCCATCGAATATCTCCATAACCACAAACGCTCCGTGGTCGCCCAGCGGGAGATTGGCGTCGACACGGAAAGCTATAGCACCGGTATACGCTCAGCGATGCGCTCCGCCCCCAACGTGATTCTCCTGGGGGAGATCCGCGACCACGAGACCATGGAATTTGGCCTCAAGTTCGCGAACACGGGTCACCTGTGTCTGACCACGCTTCACGCCAACAACGCGGTTTCTGCGCTTGAACGAATGATGACTTTTTTCCCGCCGGAAGATCAGGCCAACGAGGTGGTCAGAATCGCCCAGAACCTCCGGGGCATCATCTCCCAGCGACTGGTGCCCACCATAGACGGGGGCAAGTGCGCGGCCATGGAAGTCCTGGTAAACACTCCTCGCGTGCAGGACCTGATCACCAAGCAGGACCTTACGGAGCTACGCAACACCATTGAGCAGGGCAGCAAATACCAGATGCGTACCTTTGATCAGGCGCTCATTGCACTCTACGAAAAAGGCACTATTTCTGCGGAGACCGCTGTTGAGTACTCAGATTCCAAGAACAATGTGTCCCTGCATATTCGCCTGAATAAGGGCGACGCTTTTGACAACGTTGATCTGGAGCTCGATGAAATAGATCGTCGCTAG
- a CDS encoding zinc-dependent alcohol dehydrogenase family protein, whose product MQHIYVTKSGGLDGLTLGETEPRAPDAGEVQVRVQASSLNYHDYLVAAGLLPVDDHRIPMSDGAGEVTAVGEGVTDYAVGDRVMSCFFPNWEDGGATLEGLLGVPGDHVDGFASETVTMAASAFSPMPGHMSFAEAATLPCAGLTAWRALVEETSLQEGEWVLVQGTGGVSIFAMQIARHLGCKVLATSSSEAKLQKLKELGADEVINYREEPEWGRRAAELTGGVSLVVEVGGPGTVTQSVRALRVGGAISMIGVLTGISGDVPLAEFFQRNATMSGITVGSRQHQANMTKAFEDWELRPVLDRSFQLKELTEAFRYQESGQHFGKIGLDLS is encoded by the coding sequence ATGCAACACATCTATGTCACAAAATCCGGCGGCCTGGACGGCCTCACCCTGGGTGAGACTGAACCCCGGGCTCCCGATGCCGGCGAAGTTCAGGTACGGGTACAGGCGAGTTCTCTCAACTATCACGACTATCTGGTAGCGGCGGGGCTCCTGCCCGTGGACGACCACCGAATACCCATGTCCGACGGCGCCGGTGAGGTGACAGCAGTGGGTGAAGGGGTCACGGATTATGCTGTGGGTGATCGCGTGATGAGCTGTTTTTTTCCTAACTGGGAGGACGGCGGTGCGACTCTGGAGGGGCTTCTCGGAGTGCCCGGGGACCATGTCGATGGCTTTGCCAGTGAGACCGTCACCATGGCCGCCAGCGCATTTTCTCCCATGCCCGGGCATATGAGCTTTGCAGAGGCCGCGACTCTGCCTTGCGCTGGTCTGACAGCATGGCGGGCGCTGGTAGAGGAGACGAGTCTGCAAGAGGGGGAGTGGGTCCTTGTGCAGGGCACCGGGGGTGTCAGTATTTTTGCTATGCAGATTGCCAGGCATCTTGGTTGCAAAGTCCTGGCGACGTCTTCGAGCGAAGCCAAGCTCCAGAAGCTCAAGGAACTGGGCGCTGATGAGGTTATCAACTACCGCGAGGAGCCGGAGTGGGGCCGTCGGGCGGCAGAGCTGACCGGCGGTGTCAGCCTCGTTGTCGAGGTGGGCGGCCCCGGCACGGTAACCCAGTCCGTGCGGGCCCTTCGTGTTGGCGGTGCCATCAGCATGATTGGGGTGTTAACGGGAATTTCCGGCGATGTGCCCCTGGCGGAATTTTTTCAGCGCAATGCGACCATGTCGGGAATTACCGTGGGTTCCCGACAGCATCAGGCCAATATGACCAAAGCCTTTGAGGACTGGGAATTGCGTCCTGTGCTGGATCGCAGTTTTCAGCTCAAGGAGCTGACCGAAGCCTTCCGCTATCAGGAAAGTGGTCAGCATTTTGGGAAGATTGGTCTGGATCTGAGCTAG
- a CDS encoding acetyl-CoA hydrolase/transferase family protein, with protein MKYCDSALEAVGGIQSGEYIWSHSMAATPVLLLDALAEHATSCKDVTLMQLHLEHADQVTAPALEGHLRHRCFFAGRETRKLINDGRADYVPMFLSEIPKLFRKGEQRVDTALIQVSPPDRHGNCSLGISVEATKAACDVAGRIVAHINPLMPRTHGDSFVNVRDIHSAFQQSEPLINVVSKGSTDTESRIGANVASLVDDGACLQMGIGAIPDAALRCLGDHKDLGVHTEMFSDGVLPLLESGVINNARKKIATGRSVTGFTMGSDALYAHVHDNPEVTFLDIEFVNNPTVIAKNSRVTSINSALQIDLSGQVCADSIGHQIYSGVGGQVDFVLGATYSEHGKSIIALPSTAQKGALSRLVTTLAAGAGVVTTRAQVDYVVTEFGVAELRGRSLGQRAKDLIAIAHPDFQEALLREARDTLKLKLS; from the coding sequence ATGAAGTACTGCGATAGCGCCCTGGAAGCCGTAGGCGGGATTCAGAGTGGCGAGTACATTTGGTCTCACTCCATGGCGGCTACGCCGGTGCTCCTGCTGGATGCCCTGGCGGAACACGCCACCTCCTGCAAGGACGTTACCCTGATGCAATTGCACCTGGAGCACGCGGATCAGGTCACGGCGCCGGCCCTGGAGGGTCATCTGCGTCATCGCTGCTTTTTTGCAGGACGGGAAACGCGAAAACTCATTAACGACGGCCGTGCTGACTACGTACCGATGTTCCTCTCGGAGATCCCCAAGCTGTTTCGGAAGGGCGAGCAGCGGGTGGACACGGCATTGATTCAGGTTTCTCCCCCGGATCGCCACGGCAATTGCTCCCTTGGGATTTCCGTGGAAGCCACGAAGGCGGCCTGCGACGTCGCGGGCAGGATTGTCGCCCACATTAACCCCCTGATGCCGCGGACCCATGGCGACAGCTTCGTTAACGTGCGGGATATACATAGCGCCTTTCAGCAGTCCGAGCCCCTGATCAACGTGGTGAGCAAAGGCAGTACGGATACAGAAAGCCGCATCGGGGCAAATGTCGCCAGCCTCGTGGATGACGGCGCCTGTTTGCAGATGGGTATTGGTGCGATCCCCGATGCAGCACTGCGCTGTCTGGGAGACCATAAGGACCTGGGTGTGCACACAGAAATGTTTTCCGACGGCGTGCTACCCCTCCTGGAATCCGGCGTCATTAACAACGCCAGAAAGAAGATTGCCACGGGCAGAAGTGTCACCGGATTTACCATGGGCAGCGATGCACTCTATGCCCATGTCCATGACAACCCGGAAGTGACTTTTCTCGATATCGAGTTTGTAAACAATCCGACGGTGATCGCCAAGAATTCCAGGGTAACCTCCATCAACAGTGCCCTGCAGATCGACCTCTCGGGTCAGGTCTGCGCTGATTCCATCGGTCATCAGATCTATTCCGGCGTGGGAGGGCAGGTGGATTTTGTTCTAGGAGCGACCTATTCGGAGCACGGCAAATCGATCATTGCTCTTCCCAGTACGGCGCAGAAAGGCGCGCTCTCGCGACTGGTAACAACTCTTGCAGCGGGCGCCGGCGTGGTCACCACCCGTGCTCAGGTCGATTATGTTGTCACGGAGTTTGGCGTGGCGGAGCTGCGGGGGCGATCCCTGGGGCAACGGGCAAAGGATCTTATTGCCATTGCCCATCCTGACTTTCAGGAAGCGCTGTTAAGGGAAGCCCGGGATACGCTGAAACTCAAACTGTCCTAG
- a CDS encoding DUF3429 domain-containing protein: MSMRLMQALGVAGLIPFIVASLGVMFLDDLLLALSQRSFLLYSTAILCFLGGTLWGETLPEPAAGQGAAILISNGIVLFAVLAMLTAQPLLAALLLMLGHLALLWYERQLPHRADWYTRMRSWLTFIAVLTHLMFSIGLTMRATP, encoded by the coding sequence ATGTCCATGCGTTTGATGCAGGCCCTGGGTGTCGCCGGGTTGATACCCTTTATCGTTGCATCCCTCGGGGTAATGTTTCTCGACGACCTGCTCCTGGCCCTGTCCCAGCGCAGCTTTCTTTTATATTCCACAGCTATTCTGTGTTTTCTGGGCGGCACCTTGTGGGGTGAAACCCTTCCCGAGCCCGCGGCGGGGCAGGGCGCAGCTATTCTCATCAGCAATGGTATTGTGCTCTTCGCTGTGCTGGCGATGCTGACAGCACAGCCGCTTTTGGCAGCCCTGCTGCTGATGCTGGGACACCTTGCCCTCCTCTGGTATGAGCGTCAGCTTCCCCATCGGGCTGATTGGTACACGCGTATGCGAAGCTGGTTGACGTTCATCGCAGTGCTTACCCATCTGATGTTCAGCATCGGCCTGACTATGCGGGCGACGCCCTAG
- a CDS encoding DUF3833 domain-containing protein, translated as MLALSVMLTACGSISVEDYAGEEPRFEPEQFFDGPLVARGVLKDRGGRVIRRFTADINAYWTDGIGTLEEDFLFDDGEESRRVWTLTPAGNGQYVATAGDVVGEGRASVAGNAMFLDYVLQVPYGDGTINLKIDDRMYLLTPDVLINESQMRKFGFRVGEIVLSIERLAPSA; from the coding sequence TTGCTTGCGCTGTCAGTGATGCTGACGGCTTGCGGCAGCATCTCTGTTGAGGACTATGCGGGGGAAGAGCCCAGGTTTGAGCCGGAGCAGTTCTTCGACGGGCCGCTGGTTGCCCGCGGCGTTCTCAAAGATCGCGGCGGCAGGGTTATCCGTCGTTTCACGGCAGACATCAATGCCTACTGGACCGACGGCATCGGTACCCTGGAAGAAGATTTCCTGTTTGACGATGGCGAAGAGAGTCGGCGGGTATGGACTTTGACGCCAGCGGGTAATGGGCAGTACGTTGCTACCGCCGGCGATGTGGTAGGCGAGGGGCGTGCCAGTGTGGCGGGGAACGCGATGTTTCTCGACTACGTGCTCCAGGTGCCCTACGGCGACGGCACCATCAATCTCAAGATTGACGATCGCATGTATCTTCTCACCCCCGACGTCCTTATCAACGAATCGCAAATGCGAAAGTTCGGTTTTCGCGTCGGTGAAATCGTGCTGAGCATCGAACGCCTGGCCCCCTCCGCCTGA